A genomic window from Tolypothrix sp. PCC 7910 includes:
- the hpsB gene encoding hormogonium polysaccharide secretion pseudopilin HpsB, with protein sequence MIQHKQQTTIPHTGESGFTIIESLIAMLVASVLLVSIAPVIVLGTATRVQARRIELGTQAARTYIDGVRTGVISAPATTSSGTTLNASDPPTVGSLTCDANAYCTVPATPASNLYCIDGDGSGGCTVGNSKDLLIQAFRYNTASSSATAGYQLGVRVYRADGFRSDGSLKKAPSKQATFTGGMGDRKAPLVEMTTAINPQTNSFNDLCNRLKNVSNAASNSSCN encoded by the coding sequence ATGATTCAGCACAAACAACAAACAACAATTCCCCACACTGGTGAGTCTGGTTTTACGATTATTGAATCCTTAATCGCAATGCTTGTTGCTTCTGTTTTATTGGTTTCAATCGCACCTGTGATAGTTTTAGGAACTGCAACTCGCGTACAAGCTAGACGGATAGAACTAGGCACTCAAGCCGCAAGAACATATATTGATGGCGTGAGAACAGGAGTGATTTCTGCCCCCGCAACGACTAGCTCAGGTACAACTTTAAATGCATCCGATCCTCCAACAGTAGGCAGTTTAACCTGTGATGCCAATGCATACTGTACGGTACCTGCCACCCCTGCTAGTAACTTGTACTGTATAGATGGTGATGGTAGTGGTGGTTGTACTGTCGGTAATAGTAAAGACTTACTCATCCAAGCATTTCGTTATAACACTGCTTCCAGCAGTGCTACTGCTGGCTATCAATTAGGTGTACGAGTTTATAGAGCCGACGGATTTAGATCAGATGGTAGTTTGAAAAAGGCACCTAGTAAGCAAGCAACTTTCACTGGGGGAATGGGCGATCGCAAAGCGCCATTGGTAGAAATGACAACGGCGATCAATCCTCAAACCAATTCATTTAATGATTTGTGCAACCGCCTCAAAAACGTCAGCAATGCAGCTTCAAATTCTTCATGCAACTAA
- the hpsC gene encoding hormogonium polysaccharide secretion pseudopilin HpsC, with the protein MNPIQFLLGIQIKRNKLLSEGGFTLIELLIGMVIAVLVITPLLGFMVNILNTDRQEQAKSTSEQEIQTALDYISRDLQQAVYIYDATGVDAIKAQLPSPTATDRVPVLVFWKREFIGQALTAADTNKDDTFVYSLVAYYLIKDNDATWSKAARIARWQVRDGVLSTDASAVTCNGYSGKYVSNSYCPSSGFAPFNFDGAGTIEQKMNSWTRLSSYTTTTTNPDGTKTTQTTNVSYGNTPLVLVDYIDQTTTGAPSATCSTGTKVAPASFVDPSNATSNMTSFYACVDRANTTAQVFIRGNALARLQSTNFAYNASKKNYFPSVNMRVQGRGFLFTK; encoded by the coding sequence ATGAATCCCATCCAATTTCTGCTTGGTATCCAGATTAAACGCAATAAGTTGCTTTCCGAAGGCGGTTTTACCCTCATTGAACTGCTAATAGGCATGGTCATAGCTGTGCTTGTCATCACACCTTTGCTGGGATTCATGGTTAACATCTTGAACACGGATCGCCAAGAGCAAGCAAAATCAACTTCTGAACAAGAAATTCAAACTGCACTCGATTATATTTCTCGTGATTTACAGCAGGCCGTATATATCTACGATGCTACAGGTGTTGATGCTATTAAAGCCCAGCTACCTAGTCCCACTGCGACAGATAGAGTTCCTGTTTTGGTTTTTTGGAAACGAGAGTTTATCGGGCAAGCACTTACAGCGGCAGATACAAACAAAGATGATACTTTTGTTTACTCATTAGTTGCCTACTACTTAATTAAAGACAATGACGCAACTTGGTCTAAAGCTGCTCGTATTGCTAGGTGGCAAGTTAGAGATGGAGTCTTAAGTACTGATGCTAGTGCCGTTACTTGTAATGGATATAGCGGCAAATATGTGAGTAATAGTTATTGTCCTAGTTCAGGTTTTGCGCCATTTAATTTTGATGGAGCCGGTACAATTGAGCAAAAGATGAATAGCTGGACAAGATTAAGCTCTTATACCACAACAACAACAAATCCAGATGGCACCAAAACTACACAGACGACAAATGTAAGTTATGGAAATACTCCTTTAGTATTAGTAGACTACATAGATCAAACTACTACTGGAGCGCCATCTGCAACCTGCTCCACTGGGACAAAAGTAGCACCAGCGAGTTTCGTTGATCCAAGTAATGCAACAAGTAACATGACCAGCTTTTATGCTTGTGTAGATAGAGCAAATACAACAGCACAAGTATTTATACGGGGCAATGCACTTGCACGTCTGCAAAGTACAAACTTTGCTTACAACGCTAGCAAGAAAAATTATTTTCCTAGCGTAAATATGCGGGTACAAGGACGAGGATTTTTATTCACCAAGTAA
- a CDS encoding Tfp pilus assembly protein FimT/FimU encodes MSKLSLKLLPRGGSNRVSQKSFATNQVAGFTMVELVVIVLIIGILSAIAAPSWFAFTNRQRLNKASDKIVAALQEAQRQAKLSKRNYSVSFQNNNLPVIAIHRADTTPTNWQNLGVDVGVQPEQVRLGTNLSDANTLSSPSTVAFTNLTTAKSITFDYMGILASKTNGSAADTGLKVVVTLPNSSGIKRCVILETLLGGMRTGKDTQCN; translated from the coding sequence ATGAGCAAGTTAAGTTTGAAGTTATTGCCAAGAGGGGGAAGTAATCGAGTTTCCCAGAAATCGTTCGCTACAAATCAAGTGGCTGGCTTTACTATGGTGGAACTCGTAGTCATAGTACTAATCATCGGAATTTTATCAGCGATCGCAGCTCCTAGCTGGTTTGCTTTTACAAATCGACAGCGACTAAATAAAGCTAGCGATAAAATTGTAGCTGCTTTACAAGAAGCTCAACGACAAGCAAAACTTAGTAAACGTAACTATAGTGTCAGCTTTCAAAACAACAACTTGCCAGTAATAGCCATTCATCGCGCAGATACTACACCAACTAACTGGCAGAATTTAGGAGTAGATGTAGGAGTTCAGCCAGAGCAAGTAAGACTGGGAACAAATCTCAGTGACGCAAATACTCTATCTTCTCCTAGCACTGTAGCCTTTACTAATTTGACTACAGCAAAAAGCATCACTTTTGACTATATGGGTATTTTAGCCTCTAAAACGAATGGTAGTGCTGCTGACACAGGTTTAAAAGTTGTTGTGACCTTACCAAACTCCAGTGGCATAAAAAGATGCGTCATTTTAGAAACCCTACTTGGAGGGATGCGAACTGGTAAAGATACTCAATGTAATTGA